DNA sequence from the Epinephelus fuscoguttatus linkage group LG2, E.fuscoguttatus.final_Chr_v1 genome:
GGACACCTTATAGACACAGataaaacaagcagcaatgtatccaCAGATCATAAAGTCAAATGAATCAGTAATAAGGTAATGAAATAACTAGAcacaaatcataattataaacactaggtataaaatcatcatcataacgtcatcatcagtgcaaatctccatgtgtgtgtcaccattaTATCAGACTGatgccagcttgaaaaggtgtgttttcagacaggaTTTAAAGGTGGATAGGGAGTCTTGTGGGTGACAGTTTCAAAGGTGGGAAGCAAAATGGCTGAAGGCTCCAAAACCCACTATCTGTCCCAAGTGGACAGATAGTGATGTGAGTTGGATTGCatcttttgtggttgttttgccactTTCATGGTCAATGTGAGTCACCTtgagtctctttgcagctgttttgccatggatggattactgaatgggccatattgggcacaggcccaggggcccaaagtgtcaggggcctcGCTAGCTTTCACTTGCGAAACGgcactcaaattaacacgtacCACAAAGGAATGCACAATAACCACATggagatgcaaaacaaatacaaagcgacacaaaatgaataaaaaagacaacaaaatagaggcaaaatcaccacaaagtcCATGTGTGTCCAGTCCTTTGAACAGGAGATGGTGGGGCCCATTGTCCCATAATCCATCtatgttttgcatctctttgtggtcgttatATGATTCTTGTTCATTAtatgtctcttcctggttggcaCATGTTCAGTCGAGTGATATTTTGCAGGCCAGAATgtcccctgacactttgggctccTGGGCCTGGGCCTGGGAGGCTTGTCCATTACTCCATTCACGCTGCCAAAACTTTGGATTCCTGTTATTAACAAATCCCTCTGTGTTTGGTTCTCAGGTTCCCACCAGCCTGTGCTGCCCAGAGGCGGATACATGCGCTCCCCCTCGTGGACACGCTGCAGCAAAGTTGAGCCCCCGCGAGAGAGAAAGCACCACAGCGACTCGGACACCGCAGAGCCCTTAATGAAGCTGGAGAGGCCAAAGCAGCCGTGACATCTGATGTGAAACAGCAGCGAGAGAAAacccagagacagacagacacatccAGAGCGGGAACACAAAGAGGACCAAGAGGCCCCCCATCTGCCACTGTGCACTCACATAACGTTTCATGGTGCTGACGAGTTCAGGTTGAGCTCTGGACAACGTGTTCTGTACTCTAAAGATGTTGAGATGTGCAATACAcaatctctccttctctctttcgctctctctctctcacacacacacacaatcattgTATTTTTCATGCAAGAGGTTCTTAACATACTCTGGGCTGCCAGACAATTTTAAGCTTTGTTTTTGAATGACAGACAGGGTATGAGGTCAGAAGAATAACAGCACCTCCATCCTTACAGCCTCTCAGGGTGGGAAATAGCCTGGACAGTGAGATTGGTTTCTAAATTGTGTCCACAGCGTGTGGCCAGTCCTTCCCTGTGAAGTTCAGACACTGGGATTCACATTGAATTACCAGGATTTGATTTGAAACGTAAATCAACAGagctgataaaaataaaacatcactcCGAGGCTATATCTTAATGTGTTGGCTTGAAAATgtgacagggtttttttttcgttttttttcctgcaataAAGGTAACTTAACCAGTGGGAGTGGACATCACTGAGGCTGCACTCTCTTTCTCCATCGCGATGAGGACTGTGTGTTGTTATTATAATTGCCTAAATGAAAATTTTTGCACTTGTCTCACTGGATTGTATTTACTGTGCCCCGCAGAATTATTGGCATTTggtgcagatgacacacaagaTAAACAGACCAAGTAGCAAGCTATATGCAATACACTTTTCCAGACATTCAAAATTTATTTGAAGAAACGTTTTCTGATTTCTTTatcattatttaaaaagtgaTGGCTGCCAGAGTTGCTGCTGCTAAGGTAATTAGAGTTGGTCGACGCATTGACTTGATGAGTGATACTTGAAGCAGTTAGAAATTGAGGGAGAATGGCATCATAATCAGGTGGACTTCAGTGAGCTTTGCATGAATgccaaaaatacaacaaagtgCCAACAATTTTGTAATCATCTTTTAAAGGATGACTTCAACTcataatgaaatatttcacaTCTTTGTAAGCAAAGATCATAGCTGATTACTTGCTTTATTTATCTCACATTTAGCTTGTCTTTACCAGGAGTGCCAACAATTCTGAATGCTGTGACATGATGGATCAAAAGTGACACTGGGATGATAGACGAATAAATAAGGGTCTTGAAAAAGTTCTCTTCATTGTGTCATTTATTAACTACACTTATGAGATGCAGCCCCATTCTGTACTGTGTGGCGAGCATGCGTCATGATATACATCTAAAAAGTCTTCCTCGAATTAGTTGCGCAGTATCAAAAAATAGGCAGACTGGGAACAGCTGATTAAATTAACTTGTATTCACATGAGACTGTCAGCAGGTTAACAGTTAATTTTGTGTCCACTGTCGGTGCTGTTAAATATTAATTAGAACAAAGGCCAAAAAAAGTGTGCACTGCAGAGGAGAGATCACACTGGCTGCTCAGCATCTGAATAACAAATGAATATGAAAAGTCCTTCAAATATTTCTAATGCAATTGTGGCTTGATCACACAGGGGTTAAGGCCACATGCCCCATGCACACCGCTGTCAGTCCTCATAACTTGGTGCCGGTGATGGCAGGAAACATCAGATTGAGGACAAATGAGCAGATACACCTCACACAAGATGGCTGAATTATTCTTCTTTCGATTAAGTCTTCACATGAAATGATACAAACTATGTGTTTCACCCATGGCTTCATCAGGTTTTGATGATGACTAATGAAGCCATTAGCAAAATGCATTGTTTGTAACATTTTAAGTGAAGACTAAATTAAAAGACGAAGCAATTCAGCCCTCTTATGTGTGGTGTATCTGCTTATTTGCTATCAAGCTGGaataaaaatattgttaaaagagtaaaaatatTACCCTGACATTTTTAGAAATTATACACAACAAGAAAAAACTGGGCTGATAATACAAAACAAAGATACTGAGAATAAAGAGACGGACCAGTGGGTTATAAAAGTTGTTTAATATCGGTGTGAGCCACAACAGCCTCACATTCATTTGTTGTCACATCATAATCCTCTGACATGTACAAAGGAATATTCATCAAGCAAGAACAAGGATAGTGCATTGTCAAgcaggcacaaaacacacaatatattcCATTTACAACAATATACAACCAGCCTGCTCATCATATAATAATCggggtttttttaaatctggATGAAAAAAATGGTCCAGTGTCAAGCTGGTTCGGGTCCTTAAACCTTCTACTGGAAAacctgataaaaaaaattaaaaagggcCTTCACTGCCCATACTGCAAGGCATTTAGTTCAAgtacattttgattttaaaacgTATTTACGTGGCTCAGGAGCTACTGGCTTAACCATTAAGACACTGTTAACATTGTGATGACAGTGTGTAACCAACCCTTGTGGGAGGGGCTCTCAAATACATGAAATGCTACATGGATATTTATACAGCAGAGATTGCGTGGCTTACAATTCgggaaaacattcaaacataaGCCACAATTGACAGAAAGGATGACAGCAATTTGTTGTCATGTCAATAAATGTTTCAGGGCATCGAGATGCATCCATGGAAAAGCCAATTAACCCTCTTTTTACTTTAAGACCCTAATTAGTGTGTAACACTCACCAATATgattaacaaaagaaaaaggctAAAAAGCATAACCAGAGTATGGTGTGAGTATTGTGAACAAAAACTGTCAGTAAGATGGTTTTATTGTAACAGCTAAGAGTCAGTTAAGAAGACGGAGACTGTGAGGTAGTGTGAGCGAGTGAAGAGAGCGTGGCTCATCTCAGCTGTTCCCAGCTCTCATGGGTGTCGACATCAATGTTGACTCTGAATACTTTGGGACACTGCGAAGGAGACAACACCCTACAGTACATGCGATCCAATGACATTGGTAAAATCGGTGCACAAAGCACATTAATAAACTGTTCTAACAGCTGCCTTTAGTGGAAAAAGAGCCAGGCTAAGAAAGGGTTAAAGTCTGTTGGAAGACTATAATGGTGATGAAAATGTAGAAATTAAGAATTACTTCCTTGTACGACGGTGTGAGAAAGCATAAAAAGACAGTCAGCAGTGCCTTTGAAAATTGAAACATCTGAGAAGCCTGGTCTCCCCCctttggaaaaacacatgtatatatTTAGCTATCAACATAATGAAGTGGCAGCTGAGGCTGGAAGCATTGTTATTAGCTCTATAGATGTATGGTTTGATAAAGGCAACGAGCATCAGTATAAAATCTAACTCATATGATACCATCACATGATACTAGCACAGTGTGTAACTGAACAATGCACATCACAGCTAATATAACTGTCACATGATGTCCACTAATTGTGAATGTTAAAATGTATGTCTCAGTCAATTTCTGTTTTGTAACTTGAGCTCAACTTTTCAGACCATGGCTACAGATGACTCTGTGGTGTGTACATCAGTGTCGTTGCACTGTAGGACTGAATCAGAGCTTGGAAGGAAGGCACCTTTAGTGAAATGTTCACTGCAAACTGACCTGACTGTAAAGTGATGAGTAACTTTTTGCATAATTCCCCCAAGAATATAAAAactacaatttaaaaaatgttattatcCAGGCCATTTACGACCTGTGCAGGACATCTCCATCCCTCCTTTTGCAGCTGTCCGTGAGATGAGGAGGGGATCACTCTCAGAGCCCTGACAGTCTGGACCAGATGGCGCTCGAATTCTCTCCTGAATCCAGTGGAATATTTGCCCTGAGGCTGCATGTCCACCTACAGGTAAAGGGCTGATCTGTTTTGCCGAttctggggctgtttttccTCCCCTTTGTTCCAGTTCTTTAGCCCTTCAGGTAGAGAGGTGTCCTCCTCAAGTTCCCCCAGCCCTTCTACAAACTCCTCATATGAAGTCTTCTCTTGAAAGGGACGGGCTCCTAGCAGCTCCACCATGTCGGCTTTGTCGAGAATCTCCTTTTCTAGAAGACGTTTTGCCACCTGCAACACATGACCAATAACAGTAAATAACTGGTAGTTTAATGACAATGGCTGACTACATTAATAGACAAGTTATGATATCACATATGTTTAGGATGTTGAGGTTCACCATCTTCCTCACAATccaaacgtttttttttttaaaaattgaacaAACCATAATAAGCTATCAAAGTGCTGCATCACACTGGCTCTTCATCTATACATCTATACACTGAGCGATAATAGATCTCACCTTCTCAACCATTTCCTTCCTGTCAGTGACGAGCTTCAGTGTTCGCTGGAAGGCAGAATCTATAAGCAGGCGGACCTCCTGGTCTATGAGTTGGGCTGTGGTTTCACTGTAGGGCTTCTCAGTTACTACATCACCCTGCTGGGGGAGGTCGAAGGACACCTGACCCACTGCATCGTTCATTCCAAACTGTACAACCTAAAGTACGAGTAGAAAATAGCACTGTAAGTCAAAGGACAAACCGTTTCGTATGTGACTTTGGTTACAACATTCTCTGACTAACAAAATGTGCAGAGTGACCTGTAATAGTCTGAGCAGTAAAAAGACTCTAATCTTCAAGTTgacactgctgctgtctgcaggaAGCTACTTGTTAGCGACGCTCAACTGAAATAATAGTGTACAGTGATAAAGGAGCTGCAGTATTTATCCTGTCACCATCGTTTTGAGAAAATCTTGAAACACACTTGGTATACAGAATGTAATTGTTAATTCTGTAACTGGTGTTGCAGTTTATTATTACCTATTCTTAAGGAATACTTActtgcaaaatgaccatttttatatAAATTACTCACCACGACTCACCATTGAATTTGTTaagaaatctttgtttttcttgcatgcctcaaCAGTGCCCATAGAATCcgaaaaaggaaaacattcaTCATGAATTTAAGTAATCAGGGTCCGTATTTAGCAACCACATAACTATATCAAGACATCTGTTTacatactctcacacaacttgagCAGCATAATCCAAATCCTATTAATCCAGTAATCTGCTCAATTCAAATAGGTGCAtttttgcaaaaacatgaaGATCGAAAACactgtgtttggaaagtactgagcatgtggctggataaatgagacttggattacactgcatgagATATGTGAGAATTTGCAAACACatgttttgacatagttttgccTTTGTTGAATACAGACCCTGATTACTTCTATTTATGACAAATGTTTGCCTTTCTTAGATTCTTTAtccaccatggaggcatgcgagtaaaacagttttcttcaatGAAATCAAGGTAATGAGGTGAGTTCCTTCCTTTAATATGAGTCATCACCACCTGTTCAACAACTTCTATTCAGCATATGAGAGTGTTTGACTCCCAATCACATAAAATCTAATGACAATGGATTATTACATACAGGAGTTTACTGCCTTGTGTATCTGTTAACACACTCATTGTAAAATGTGGTGATTACCTGTGCATACGCAGACTGTGTCACCTTCCTGAGGTCATCCTGAGCCCCGGTGGTGATTCGCTTAAAGAAAACCTGCTCAGCCACTCGACCCCCCAGCATCATGCACATTCtgtcaaacagctgctcctTGTTGAACAGGTACTGCTCCTTGGGCAGATACTGCGCATAACCTAAACCTTTCCCTCTGGGAACGATGGACACCTGAGGGAGGACATTATGATTTATAAATTAACAATATCATTGTTTGGTGAGATCCTCACAAGGTAAAAACAAGATTATGCAATGCTGCAGAAGAATTCCGACAGTCAAGCGGCACtgtgagagaaaagaaaaaggaaacaggGTGACTACCTTAAGTAGGGGGTCTGCATGTTCTAGGAACCAGCCTGCCACAGCATGTCCGGCCTCATGATACGCTACAGTAGTTTTCTCTGGGAGCTGCAGGACCTGAGTCTTTTTCTCCAGACCTGTGAGCAAAGACGGTGTCTTACCAAactgcagtgcatgtgtgtatgttttttttttaattacaaagaACTAAGTTATCGGCATAAATGTGGTTAACTTACCTCCAATAACTCTCTCCACTGCCTGCTCAAAGTGCTTTGTATTGACATGTTGGTTGAGGTGACGTGCTGCTATCAGAGCAGCCTCATTACACACATTAGCAATATCAGCCCCTGAGACACAAAAGGAGACACGACAACCAGGTTAGACTGtgctgtgacaaaaaaaaaaatacagcaagaGATACAGAGGACAAACTGTATGATCCTAGATtgatgcaaacaaacacacatctcttGCTCTTACCAGTAAAACCTGGGGTTAGTGCAGCGAGCTTCCGGGCTAAAGCCTCTACGTCTATACTCTTGTCCAACTTCAAGGGTCTTAAATGCACTTTAAAGATGGACGCCCTCCCTTTAATATCTGGTGGGCCTgtagaagaaaagaaaacagacatatTGTGAATTTCAgggctttctttttttaaaacaaaatgataagCAGTGAGCAAAAGCAGATTAAAATAACAGATACTGCAGAGCTAACATCATATATGATAATGCAACTGATACAGAGGCAACACTACTCCTATACATTGCTGAGAAAGGAAAGATAAGTGTGTCTCAGATTGTAAGACTCATCAGGATGGCATATTTACAAATATTACAGCAGCTGGTCCCGACAACCACTTAGCTCTTCTCCTGCAGTACAGGTGTTCATGTCATACTGCTGATTTTCAAGATGACGCTGACAAGTGGTTCAAGGTTGTTTATGCACTTAGGATTACTTCAagtcaaacaacagcagcataaaAGAGGAAGTAAAGGACATCAGCTACACATAGTCAATTCCAAAATGCTGGTGCCAACAACTATAGTGTTAAATTGATTTTGTAAAGCTGTGCATCAAACTAGGAAGCAAGGACAATATTGAAAGACACTGTGTGACCAAGCAGCTCCCTGTAAAGCAGCATTGTCTTTTACAAGGAGAGAATTGTTTTCACAGGCAAGCATGAGATCTATGACATTCATCTTGAAGATAGCtgtcaaaaatgcaaatattctagAGCTTATATCTCGAGGCCTGTTGTCAAAGTGGCGGCTAGGATTGACACAAGGGTAGAGAGGAGAGTGTGATGGAGCATTTGAAGGATCCATCAGATCTCAGTTTAACAGTAGTTAAATTTGTGGCCTAATAAGAGGACCTTAACACAATGCATTCTTCATGCAGGCTAAaccaacatttgtttttgtttcaaaacAAGTGACATAATGATATAAAAAGCTAGGTAACTTATTCCTGATCAAACATTAACTACCTCGGCCATGTCGGTTATAGGTCAGGCTCATGTTGTTCGTTTGTCAGTGAGATTACAGAAAAACCACTGACAaaattttcattaaatttgGTGTACGTGTGGAACATGGCCCAAGAAAGCACGCATTAAATTTTGAGTGGATCCAAATCACAAGGCGGATTTTCCAATTATTTTTCCCTTTGGAAAGTTGGCCTTGGTGAAGGTCTGTGCACTCTGACTGCCCCTCTAGTTAGTAATGTGGCTAATTTAAGCACCTTTATCAATCCAATACTGTTTACACAGAACAACAGAAACACTAAAGGACAGGGAGCTGAGAGAGTCAACAACACAGAGAGGAGCGGTGTGTCCCGTCCCTCATGTTGGCCTCCAGTCATCTAATCCTTCTTTTATAGAAAGCCAGCTCTCTCATTTTGACCCAGTTTTCTTTGTCAGAGAGAAAACTGCCCGGCCCACTATTGTCCAGCACTGCTGGCGTACAGCAAATTAGATCTTAGCAGGCAGAAAAAAGATCAAGCATTTTAACCACAAAGACAAAAGCGCACAGTATGCAACACACGCTTTTAATGACATAACAAATGAGCAGACGCAAAAGAACAGACGCAAATCTGAGAGGCTTGAAGCTAAATTCTATGGAAACCATAGAGGGAGTGTGTCAAGGTCAAGCTTAGCACCTCGTCTGAAgcaggcaaaaacaaacacaaatctgCAATAGCAGCGACCacgtacacacatgcactcacacacacaaacacactcaaaaacACTTATCACTACACTACAGTGATTTATGACGATGTAGTGAAAGCTATTAAGGGTTCTTTCTTAAACCCGGCACGGCACAGGACAGCACAAAGCAACTGTGATTCATAATTTCCGACCAACACAGTTCTCATTTTCAAGAATAGCACCCATGTTATGTAAGTAGCAAATGTACTAGCACCCGTCTGTGCACCCATGAGCATGTAAGTCTTAGAATGAGGCGTGGTCAGGCACATTGGTGGCACATTTCTATTCTCAGGCAGCAGAAAGTGACTGTgccattgaccaacaaaaacttGGTCTCAAGTCTACAACGCAGTATCTTCCTGCTATTTAAAGAGCACATTATTCAGGTAGTAAGATGCACCTACATAGGTGTGTTCACAACATGCGTACACTATGTTTGTTACATACACAGGGTTGAGTGGATGGGTTGCAGGTGtgtgaaataacacaaaaataataaGGAAAATACTGATTACATTCTTACATTCATCTAAAATGTGAacgtagcagagagcagagcagagctgctgtccgaTTCccaattatttaattttaatttaattattaattaattatttattaattttattattttattatttattttattttattgtctactttaatattttattttatttatttcattgtctattttagtattttatttatatcttcatctttatctcttgtttccattcatgctgtatttctatttctactttgcacggagcattggaacaaaaacaatttccccccggggattaataaagtattctgaatctgaatttgAATTAAGAGAGACACTGTGCTCATTTATGCATGAGGAGCAGCGTAACTTTATAATTTTCCGCTGGGTGCAGGTGGACCCTAACTGGTTGAATTCATGCTACACCCAAAACATACCTCTGATTAATTAAATGACTAAAGACAACCCCTTTGTCCCTTGCGCCTTACTTTGTGCCCAGATTATGGACCATTTAGCTCACAAAAGTGCAGCTGGACAGGCCTTTAATGCACTCGCACCATGCACTTAAGACAATGTGCTATAGAGCTTTTAACAGGGCCCTTTGAGTctctaaaaaatgtcaaatcTCAAACCAGTTCTCATGCATCCACAGGAGAGCAGGACTTACAAAGCTAGAGAAGAGGCAGACAAGTGCTACATTTTtacctatatatatatgtcgATCAAAACGTCCTGGCCTCAGCAAAGCTGGATCCAGGATATCAGCTCGATTGGTGCCAGCTAAAACGACCACGTTAGTGCGACTGTTGAACCCTGttgaatgacaaaaacaaatagcAAACAAAGTCCTTGCAAAACATTGCACCAGGAATGGGAGAAAGGCTTTAACGCTGACAAAGATCACGTAACTACCTACCGTCCATTTCCACAAGCAGCTGGTTGAGCGTGTTTTCCTGCTCGCTCTGGTTGCCAAAGTTGCCCCCGCCTCTCTTTCTGCCAACTGCGTCGATCTCATCAATGAAGAGGATGCAGGGGGCATTCTTTCGAGCTGTGGCAAACGTATCCCTAATCTAatacaagacaaacacaaagaaatcacTTAACACCAACAGGGCACCTCTGCTAAGTGCTCTATATAAGGTAACAATCcaaagaatcattgtgtttacagATGCTGTGGACCATGAGCTATGTGTGCCCCATCATTCAGCTTTAAAACTACTTGGATGAGTATGGCATTTAGCCTGGTACTGACCCTCGCTGGTCCCACGCCAACAAACATCTCCTGGAACTCCGATCCATTTACAGTGATAAAGGGGACATTGGCTTCTCCTGCAGTGGCCTTCGCGAGCAAGGTCTTGCCAGTACCAGGTGGACCCGATAACACAGCACCCTGGAAACAAAGGTGTTGCTTAATGAGCAATAGAAATGCCTCAACATATACTTGACACAGTGGAGAAGTGTCtcattttaaaaccttttctTAGCTCATATTTTTCTTTGGAGGAAAAAATTCCTCCCTATGCCACAATAGTTGATAAACAGGATGGCACACCTTTGGAATCTTGGCTCCGAGGTCCTGGTACTGCCGCGGGTTCTTCAAGAAGTTGACAAACTCCATAATCTCTAGTTTGGCCTCCTCACAGCCTGCGACATCCTTGAACTGAACGTTGATGTTGTCTTTTATTATCTTGGCCTTTGATTCACTCATGCTGAAGGGGTTTACTCGCCCCCTACCCCCACGGCCCCCTGCCATCGGCCCCTGCCGTGTGGCAAAAAGTAAAAAGCCTACCAGCAGTAAGGCTGGGAAAATGCTGAGCAGGAGAGTCCTGTGGGTGAAGAGAAAGAAGCTCCATTAGGACAGCATCAACATGAGCAAATCCAATATGCATCAGAATCACCGGGCTATAGTCTCAGCTACTCATCGGATGAAATTCTCACCCATCACTTTCACTGCTGTAGAATACAGGAACTTTCTGTGAGTCCAGTCCCATTTCCTGTTGGGCCATCTCCAGGTTGTGCTCAAATGAGTCAACACTGCCAATATTGAACCATAAATAGCTctgaaacatacacacaaaacagacaacatATAACATGCAATCAATATACAttatatgttttaaattttgaagCAAGACTGTGTGACGTTTTTGAAGATGAAATAGCAAGGAAGACATACTTTTTCCTtacacaacataaataaatgtcttgTTGCTACAGTCTTAACTTTATCTGGTGGGACCTGTAGCTTAGAGTGGCTAATGTTGGCAAACTCTCGATCgtgaaagtttattttttgaCTTGGAAATTAAAGTTTGACCAAATTATACCCAACTCAATACCCACTTTGCAGCATTGAACCTAATCAGTGAATTGGATTTGGGTGTTATGTATGGCTCCTCTCCTCTTGTGTGACTGTTAAACTACACTTCAAAATACCCCAAACCtaatcaacaaaaaacaaaaggacataaAACCATTTTCATGCAACTAACCACTTCTGATGTGTCCACTCCAGGGGCAGGAATTACTTTGACATATTGTTTATTTACAACCTCCAGGTGTGCCACCTGTGTAGAGAGCACAAAAAATTTGTTCACAGGGTTG
Encoded proteins:
- the LOC125881872 gene encoding AFG3-like protein 2 isoform X2 — its product is MGLLSAGVRPFRNRVRAVRTWSRELSNISATLLSGGALASASLIQRRCGGLYQHSFSLARLLSSNKPPRGFEKFFPKNEESTGVNKSTEDENTKDQESHVREERDTNDDGDERRGGKKEESHWWTRFQDDFPLDEKALRYSAIAAAGMVSAFLYFYFRETGMQISWKDFVNHYLNRGLVAHLEVVNKQYVKVIPAPGVDTSEVSYLWFNIGSVDSFEHNLEMAQQEMGLDSQKVPVFYSSESDGTLLLSIFPALLLVGFLLFATRQGPMAGGRGGRGRVNPFSMSESKAKIIKDNINVQFKDVAGCEEAKLEIMEFVNFLKNPRQYQDLGAKIPKGAVLSGPPGTGKTLLAKATAGEANVPFITVNGSEFQEMFVGVGPARIRDTFATARKNAPCILFIDEIDAVGRKRGGGNFGNQSEQENTLNQLLVEMDGFNSRTNVVVLAGTNRADILDPALLRPGRFDRHIYIGPPDIKGRASIFKVHLRPLKLDKSIDVEALARKLAALTPGFTGADIANVCNEAALIAARHLNQHVNTKHFEQAVERVIGGLEKKTQVLQLPEKTTVAYHEAGHAVAGWFLEHADPLLKVSIVPRGKGLGYAQYLPKEQYLFNKEQLFDRMCMMLGGRVAEQVFFKRITTGAQDDLRKVTQSAYAQVVQFGMNDAVGQVSFDLPQQGDVVTEKPYSETTAQLIDQEVRLLIDSAFQRTLKLVTDRKEMVEKVAKRLLEKEILDKADMVELLGARPFQEKTSYEEFVEGLGELEEDTSLPEGLKNWNKGEEKQPQNRQNRSALYL
- the LOC125881872 gene encoding AFG3-like protein 2 isoform X1 yields the protein MGLLSAGVRPFRNRVRAVRTWSRELSNISATLLSGGALASKASLIQRRCGGLYQHSFSLARLLSSNKPPRGFEKFFPKNEESTGVNKSTEDENTKDQESHVREERDTNDDGDERRGGKKEESHWWTRFQDDFPLDEKALRYSAIAAAGMVSAFLYFYFRETGMQISWKDFVNHYLNRGLVAHLEVVNKQYVKVIPAPGVDTSEVSYLWFNIGSVDSFEHNLEMAQQEMGLDSQKVPVFYSSESDGTLLLSIFPALLLVGFLLFATRQGPMAGGRGGRGRVNPFSMSESKAKIIKDNINVQFKDVAGCEEAKLEIMEFVNFLKNPRQYQDLGAKIPKGAVLSGPPGTGKTLLAKATAGEANVPFITVNGSEFQEMFVGVGPARIRDTFATARKNAPCILFIDEIDAVGRKRGGGNFGNQSEQENTLNQLLVEMDGFNSRTNVVVLAGTNRADILDPALLRPGRFDRHIYIGPPDIKGRASIFKVHLRPLKLDKSIDVEALARKLAALTPGFTGADIANVCNEAALIAARHLNQHVNTKHFEQAVERVIGGLEKKTQVLQLPEKTTVAYHEAGHAVAGWFLEHADPLLKVSIVPRGKGLGYAQYLPKEQYLFNKEQLFDRMCMMLGGRVAEQVFFKRITTGAQDDLRKVTQSAYAQVVQFGMNDAVGQVSFDLPQQGDVVTEKPYSETTAQLIDQEVRLLIDSAFQRTLKLVTDRKEMVEKVAKRLLEKEILDKADMVELLGARPFQEKTSYEEFVEGLGELEEDTSLPEGLKNWNKGEEKQPQNRQNRSALYL